A window of Enterobacter ludwigii genomic DNA:
TGGATGTCACCAGGATGAGTGTCCAGGTAATCAGCGAGAGCAGTCCCAGAACCACTGCGGGCGTAGGATCATGCTCAGAGAGCGACAACACGGTCCTGAAGGTATAGAGCGGACTGGTGCCAATATCACCAAAAACGACACCCAGCGCACCACCGGCAAGCAGGGTTAACCGGGAGAACGGTTGGCGCGATTCACTGCGGTGGAGCAGGCTCATATTTTCCAGCAAGAGTCAGATAATCCTTTAAAAAACATAGTGCATCTGCCCCACTGACGCCAACCATAAACCTGGTTTTCCGGATCTATTTACCGCGGGTTGACCTTAGCCAGGCTAAACCAAACGCCAACGGCCAGCAACAGCAGCATTCCCCCAGCACTCCCCAACGCTACGCTATGCGAAGTGATAAACGCGCTTTTCGCTGCTTCAATCAGTGTTTCCGCCATCGTGGGTGTCAGATCCTGCGCCACCTTCATCGCTTCACCAATGGATGACGACGCTTTGTCGACGAGAGAAGCATTCAGCCCCTGTGGCAATTCGATCGACGCCGTGAAGCTGCGGGTCAACAGCAGACCAAAAATGGCGATCCCCAGACCGGCACCCAGTTCATACGACATGGTTTCAATCGCTCCTGCTGCAGCGGCTTTCTCTTTAGGCGCAGCAGCCATGATCGCTGAGGTTGAAGCCAACAGCGCGCTGGCAGCACTGAAGCCCAGCAGCACCATCAGGCACCACGCCTGCCACTGCTGGGTGCTGAAGTCGAGCAGCGACAGACCAATAAAACTGACGGCACTCAGCCCCATTCCGCCAGCGGCGACGATGCGTAACCCCAGATGTCCAACCAGTACACCGGCGATCGGCCCACTGAAGCCGCTGGCAACCATCAGAGGCAGCATAAACATCCCCGCTTCAAACGGCGTAAAGCCGTGAACAAACTGCAGCTCCTGAGCCATCAGCAGCTCAAACCCGACCAGCGCAATCATCGCAGTCATCGCCATTACCACGCCACTCAAAATGATGCGGTGGCAGAACAGACGCATGTCGATCATCGGCACGCGAGCACGAAGCTGAATACGCACGAAGATAAACAGCAGCACCGAGCCGGTAACCAGCGCGGACACGACGACGCCTGGTGCCAGGACGCCTTTTAGCGCGGTCTTCGCACTGTAGACCAGCAGTAAAATCGCCGCGATTAGCATGATGGCATGGCTAATATTAAGCGGTTGTTCCGGGCGACCCTGCTGACGCGGCACAAAACGTGCGGCCAGCGAAACCACGACCAATACAATGGGTACGTTGATTAAAAATACCGATCCCCAGTAAAAATGTTCGAGCAGCATACCGCCAATCAGCGGACCAAATGCTGCGCCACCGGACCCCACAGCCGCCCAGACACCAAGCGCGATATTACGATCCCGCGCTTCAGTAAACAGCGTGCGGATACCCGCGAGCGTAGCCGGAATAATCATCGCCGCACCAATCGCCAGCGAGGCGCGCGCCGCAATCAGCCATCCAGCAGAC
This region includes:
- a CDS encoding MFS transporter is translated as MFRQWLALVIIVLVYIPVAIDATVLHVAAPTLSMTLGASGNELLWIIDIYSLVMAGMVLPMGALGDRIGFKRLLMIGSTLFGLSSLAAAFAPSAGWLIAARASLAIGAAMIIPATLAGIRTLFTEARDRNIALGVWAAVGSGGAAFGPLIGGMLLEHFYWGSVFLINVPIVLVVVSLAARFVPRQQGRPEQPLNISHAIMLIAAILLLVYSAKTALKGVLAPGVVVSALVTGSVLLFIFVRIQLRARVPMIDMRLFCHRIILSGVVMAMTAMIALVGFELLMAQELQFVHGFTPFEAGMFMLPLMVASGFSGPIAGVLVGHLGLRIVAAGGMGLSAVSFIGLSLLDFSTQQWQAWCLMVLLGFSAASALLASTSAIMAAAPKEKAAAAGAIETMSYELGAGLGIAIFGLLLTRSFTASIELPQGLNASLVDKASSSIGEAMKVAQDLTPTMAETLIEAAKSAFITSHSVALGSAGGMLLLLAVGVWFSLAKVNPR